A window of Kiloniellales bacterium genomic DNA:
AGGGTATAGATCGCCGTCACGATCAGATTGGCGCGTGTCGCGGTCTCGTCCTCCCGGATGCCCAGGGAGACAACCCGCGACTCCAGCAAGACCCGCAGAATGTAGAGGTGCTCGACCCTCTGGCCTTCGGGATTGAGGCGGTCACGCAGCAGGTTGTGGAGCTTCTGCCCGCTCTGGCCCGTGAGCGGAACGATCCGGGTCTGAGCGAAGCTGGTCTGCTGGACCGTATCGGGTCCTTCGGAGGGTGCGTAGAGTGGCCGGAAGCCGCAACCCGAAACGGTCAGCAGCGCGGCGACCAGCAGAGCGAGGGCTCGGTCACGCGACGACATTGACGATCCGGTTCGGGACCACGATGACCTTGCGCGGATCCTTGCCGTCCAGGGCCCGCTGCACGCCTTCGAGGGCGAGCGCCGCGTCCCTGACCGACGCCTCCTCGCTGTTAAGCGCGAGGGTCAACGTGCCGCGCAGCTTGCCGTTGACCTGGACTCCCATGGTCACGGTGTCTTCCTTGGTGAGCGCCGGATCGGCCTCGGGCCAGCTCTCCTCGACCAGAGAGGTATTGTGGCCGAGCCGCTGCCAGAGCTCCTCGGCCAAGTGCGGCATCATCGGCCCGACCAGCCGAACGAGCATCTCCAAGGCTTCGCGTTGCGCCCAATAGTCGCCGTTGTTCTTGGCCTTGAAAGCGCCCAGGGCGTTGGCCAGCTCGCGGGTCCGGGCGACCGCGACGTTGAAGTGGAACTGCTCGACGTTTTGGGTCACAGC
This region includes:
- the lptE gene encoding LPS assembly lipoprotein LptE, yielding MSSRDRALALLVAALLTVSGCGFRPLYAPSEGPDTVQQTSFAQTRIVPLTGQSGQKLHNLLRDRLNPEGQRVEHLYILRVLLESRVVSLGIREDETATRANLIVTAIYTLTSREGAVLFEARSESVNSYNILDAFYATSVSEEDALDRGLREVANEIERRLGIYFTRDA